The proteins below come from a single Streptomyces sp. MRC013 genomic window:
- a CDS encoding globin domain-containing protein codes for MLSEQSAPVVRATLPAVGAAIGEIAELFYKKLFADRPELLRDLFNRGNQANGEQRKALAGSIAAFAGLLLERPGDRPDAMLARIAHKHASLGVTPEQYHLVHRHLFSAIADVLGDAVTEEVAAAWDEVYWLMANALIALETGLHREAGAPDGRTWRPMEVVGRSEETADAASFTLRPADGAPAGPFRPGQYVSVRVELPDGARQIRQYSLSRAPGAADWRITVKRVRGGAGPEGEVSSRLHGHVRPGDVLDVSAAFGDLVLPEGDGPLLLVSAGIGCTPMLSLLHHLAAERAARPVIAVHADRTPADHVHREEHRRLVRELPDGRMHLWYEEPGDDAEASRGLVDVDALDLPEGLTAYLCGSLPFMRAVRGGLLRRGVPARAVHYEVFGPDLWLGRD; via the coding sequence ATGCTGTCCGAGCAGTCCGCCCCGGTCGTCCGCGCCACCCTGCCCGCAGTCGGTGCCGCCATCGGCGAGATCGCCGAACTGTTCTACAAGAAGCTGTTCGCCGACCGGCCCGAGCTGCTGCGGGACCTGTTCAACCGCGGCAACCAGGCCAACGGCGAGCAGCGGAAGGCACTCGCCGGTTCCATCGCCGCCTTCGCCGGCCTGCTCCTCGAACGCCCCGGTGACCGCCCCGACGCGATGCTCGCCCGCATCGCCCACAAGCACGCCTCGCTCGGCGTCACCCCCGAGCAGTACCACCTCGTCCACCGGCACCTCTTCTCCGCCATCGCCGACGTCCTCGGCGACGCCGTCACCGAGGAGGTGGCCGCCGCCTGGGACGAGGTCTACTGGCTGATGGCCAACGCGCTCATCGCCCTGGAGACCGGGCTCCACCGGGAGGCCGGCGCCCCCGACGGCCGGACCTGGCGGCCGATGGAGGTCGTCGGCCGGTCCGAGGAGACCGCCGACGCGGCGTCCTTCACCCTGCGCCCCGCCGACGGCGCCCCCGCCGGCCCCTTCCGCCCGGGCCAGTACGTCAGCGTCCGCGTCGAACTCCCCGACGGCGCCCGCCAGATACGCCAGTACAGCCTCTCCCGGGCCCCCGGCGCCGCCGACTGGCGGATCACCGTCAAGCGGGTCCGCGGCGGCGCCGGACCCGAAGGGGAGGTCTCCTCGCGGCTGCACGGGCACGTCCGCCCCGGTGACGTCCTCGACGTCTCCGCGGCGTTCGGCGACCTCGTACTGCCGGAGGGCGACGGGCCGCTGCTGCTCGTGTCCGCCGGCATCGGCTGCACGCCGATGCTGTCCCTGCTCCACCACCTCGCCGCCGAGCGGGCCGCCCGCCCGGTGATCGCGGTCCACGCCGACCGCACGCCCGCCGACCACGTCCACCGGGAGGAGCACCGCCGCCTCGTCCGGGAGTTGCCCGACGGTCGGATGCACCTGTGGTACGAGGAGCCGGGCGACGACGCGGAGGCGTCCCGCGGCCTGGTCGACGTGGACGCGCTCGACCTGCCGGAGGGCCTCACCGCCTACCTGTGCGGCTCGCTGCCGTTCATGCGCGCCGTGCGCGGCGGGCTCCTGCGCCGCGGCGTGCCCGCCCGGGCCGTCCACTACGAGGTGTTCGGCCCCGACCTGTGGCTCGGCCGGGACTGA
- a CDS encoding TrkA C-terminal domain-containing protein, translated as MSSTPLPGIGVRYDLTTREDRRLSVVAQRDGTRVLNAYRRDDPDECALSVRLTAPESEALIDALMPSHHSPSLLSTTDLGLVAERIELPSTSYWGGRHLGDTRVRTETGASIVAVLRRADAIPSPGPEFRLAGGDTLIVIGTREGVDAAAAILGRE; from the coding sequence ATGAGCAGTACGCCACTGCCCGGCATCGGGGTCCGCTACGACCTCACGACCCGCGAGGACCGGCGCCTGTCGGTGGTCGCCCAACGCGACGGGACACGCGTGCTGAACGCCTACCGCCGGGACGATCCCGACGAATGCGCCCTGTCCGTGAGGCTGACGGCTCCCGAGTCGGAGGCGCTGATCGACGCCCTGATGCCCTCGCACCACAGCCCCAGCCTCCTGTCGACGACCGACCTCGGCCTGGTGGCCGAGCGCATCGAACTGCCCTCGACGTCGTACTGGGGCGGACGGCACCTCGGGGACACGCGGGTGCGGACCGAGACGGGCGCGTCGATCGTCGCCGTACTGCGCAGGGCCGACGCCATCCCCTCGCCGGGGCCGGAGTTCCGGCTCGCCGGCGGGGACACCCTCATCGTCATCGGCACCCGCGAAGGCGTCGACGCCGCCGCCGCGATACTCGGAAGGGAGTGA
- a CDS encoding DUF72 domain-containing protein, whose translation MGDIMTGTCSWTDPALVSSGWYPPGRRDAEGRLRYYADRFPLVEVDSTYYGLPSVRNSRLWAERTPDGFRFDVKAFSLLTGHPTRSAAVPADLRPALARHGGARGAGADPGLLDEVWRRFGAALEPLRGAGRMGAVLFQFPPWAAPGAGARRFLEECRERTAGWRVAVEFRHPGWWGEAERARTAALLGGLDLAAVAVDTARGLAGSLTPDVPVTAPALSVVRFHGRSPAWGTGTKEDRFRHDYTTAELREWVPRVRALADRAAEVHVLFNNCCGDAAVRAAGTMRALLDGEGAGEPARTGAHGGGPAGQTCPHTIGPDRRDTPSASGTGTQEVSCRN comes from the coding sequence ATGGGCGACATCATGACCGGCACGTGCTCGTGGACCGACCCGGCCCTGGTCTCCAGCGGCTGGTACCCGCCCGGGAGGCGGGACGCGGAGGGCCGGCTGCGGTACTACGCCGACCGGTTCCCGCTGGTGGAGGTGGACTCCACGTACTACGGCCTGCCCAGCGTCCGCAACAGCCGGCTCTGGGCGGAGCGCACCCCCGACGGCTTCCGCTTCGACGTGAAGGCGTTCTCCCTGCTCACCGGCCATCCCACCCGCTCCGCCGCCGTCCCCGCCGACCTGCGGCCCGCGCTCGCGCGGCACGGCGGCGCACGCGGCGCCGGCGCCGACCCCGGTCTCCTCGACGAGGTGTGGCGACGCTTCGGCGCGGCGCTCGAACCGCTGCGCGGGGCGGGCCGCATGGGGGCGGTGCTGTTCCAGTTCCCCCCGTGGGCGGCCCCCGGCGCGGGCGCCCGCAGGTTCCTGGAGGAGTGCCGGGAACGGACGGCCGGATGGCGGGTGGCGGTCGAGTTCCGCCACCCCGGCTGGTGGGGGGAGGCCGAACGGGCGCGTACGGCGGCGCTCCTGGGCGGCCTGGACCTGGCCGCCGTCGCCGTCGACACGGCCCGCGGCCTGGCGGGCTCGCTGACGCCCGACGTACCGGTCACCGCCCCCGCCCTCTCCGTCGTGCGGTTCCACGGCCGCAGCCCGGCCTGGGGGACGGGGACGAAGGAGGACCGGTTCCGCCACGACTACACGACGGCCGAACTGCGGGAGTGGGTGCCCCGCGTGCGTGCGCTCGCCGACCGTGCGGCCGAGGTGCACGTCCTGTTCAACAACTGCTGCGGGGACGCCGCCGTGCGGGCCGCCGGGACCATGCGCGCCCTCCTCGACGGCGAGGGCGCGGGGGAACCGGCCCGTACCGGCGCACATGGCGGCGGGCCGGCGGGGCAGACGTGTCCTCACACGATCGGCCCGGACCGGCGTGACACGCCGTCCGCATCCGGAACCGGCACACAGGAGGTGTCATGTCGCAACTGA
- a CDS encoding CBS domain-containing protein, with product MTTAREIMTEGAECIGEDETVLEAAKKMTELGVGALPICGTDNKLKGMLTDRDIVVKVLGRGKDPAECKAGELAQGEAVTIGADDGADEILRTMTEHKVRRLPVIDGRDLVGMVAQADVARALPDPKVGDLVQALSTD from the coding sequence ATGACGACGGCACGAGAGATCATGACCGAGGGCGCCGAGTGCATCGGCGAGGACGAGACCGTACTCGAGGCCGCGAAGAAGATGACGGAACTCGGCGTGGGAGCCCTGCCCATCTGCGGGACCGACAACAAGCTCAAGGGCATGCTCACGGACCGCGACATCGTCGTGAAGGTCCTCGGCCGGGGCAAGGACCCGGCCGAGTGCAAGGCCGGCGAACTGGCCCAGGGCGAGGCGGTCACCATCGGCGCCGACGACGGCGCCGACGAGATCCTGCGCACCATGACCGAGCACAAGGTGCGCCGGCTCCCGGTCATCGACGGTCGCGACCTCGTCGGCATGGTCGCCCAGGCCGACGTCGCCCGGGCGCTCCCCGACCCGAAGGTGGGCGACCTGGTGCAGGCGCTGTCCACCGACTGA
- a CDS encoding cation:proton antiporter, with protein MHSSAVFLIEFGAIILGLGLLGRLAGRLKFSPIPLYLLAGLAFGTGGLLPLGASEEFVAIGAEIGVILLLLMLGLEYTATDLVTNLRTQYPAGLVDAALNALPGAAMALLLGWGPVAAVVLAGVTWISSSGVIAKVLGDLGRLGNRETPVVLSILVLEDLAMAVYLPIVTALLAGVGLAAGSVTLAIALGVAGLVLFLALRFGRLISRFVSSDDPEKLLLVVLGLTLLVAGIAQQLQVSAAVGAFLVGIALSGEAAEGAHHLLSPLRDLFAAVFFVFFGLHTDPASIPPVLLPALALAVVTAGTKIATGYWAAKRAGVSVRGRWRAGGTLVARGEFSIVIAGLAVTAGIEPSLGPLATAYVLILVVLGPLTARYTEPLAARLGARRRRAAPEAAAVPPCEETLDPVEDGTAGRA; from the coding sequence GTGCACTCGTCCGCTGTCTTCCTGATCGAGTTCGGCGCGATCATCCTGGGCCTCGGCCTGCTGGGGCGCCTCGCCGGGCGGCTGAAGTTCTCCCCCATCCCGCTCTACCTGCTCGCCGGGCTGGCGTTCGGCACGGGCGGCCTGCTGCCGCTGGGCGCGAGCGAGGAGTTCGTGGCGATCGGCGCCGAGATCGGCGTCATCCTCCTGCTGCTGATGCTGGGTCTGGAGTACACGGCCACCGACCTCGTCACCAACCTCAGGACCCAGTACCCGGCCGGCCTGGTGGACGCGGCGCTGAACGCCCTGCCGGGCGCCGCCATGGCCCTGCTGCTGGGCTGGGGCCCGGTCGCCGCGGTCGTCCTGGCCGGCGTCACCTGGATCTCCTCGTCGGGCGTCATCGCGAAGGTCCTCGGCGACCTGGGCCGGCTCGGCAACCGGGAGACCCCGGTCGTGCTGAGCATCCTGGTCCTGGAGGACCTGGCGATGGCCGTCTACCTGCCGATCGTCACCGCCCTGCTGGCCGGTGTCGGGCTGGCCGCGGGGAGCGTCACGCTCGCCATAGCGCTCGGCGTCGCCGGCCTGGTCCTGTTCCTCGCGCTGCGCTTCGGGCGGCTGATCTCCCGCTTCGTCTCCAGCGACGACCCCGAGAAGCTGCTGCTGGTCGTCCTCGGCCTGACGCTGCTGGTGGCGGGGATCGCCCAGCAGCTCCAGGTCTCCGCCGCGGTCGGCGCGTTCCTGGTCGGCATCGCTCTGTCCGGCGAGGCCGCGGAGGGCGCGCACCACCTACTGAGCCCGCTGCGGGACCTGTTCGCCGCGGTGTTCTTCGTCTTCTTCGGCCTGCACACCGACCCCGCGAGCATCCCGCCGGTCCTCCTGCCGGCCCTCGCGCTGGCCGTGGTGACCGCCGGCACGAAGATCGCGACCGGGTACTGGGCGGCGAAGCGCGCCGGCGTCTCCGTCAGGGGCCGCTGGCGGGCCGGCGGGACGCTGGTGGCGCGCGGGGAGTTCTCCATCGTCATCGCGGGACTGGCCGTCACGGCCGGGATCGAGCCGTCGCTCGGGCCGCTGGCCACCGCGTACGTGCTGATCCTGGTCGTCCTGGGCCCGCTGACGGCCCGCTACACCGAGCCGCTCGCCGCCAGGCTGGGCGCGCGCCGGCGCCGCGCCGCGCCGGAGGCGGCGGCCGTGCCGCCGTGCGAGGAGACGCTCGACCCGGTCGAGGACGGCACGGCGGGCCGCGCCTGA
- a CDS encoding glutamate--cysteine ligase, whose translation MRSVGVEEELLLVDRQNGEPRALSAAVLAAASRDPLGNEEVFESELQRQQLEFATSPRTDMRELEEEVRRWRAEAARHAEGVDASVAALATSPLGASPALGSDKRHQWLKEHFGLTALEQLTCGCHVHVSVESDEEGVGVLDRIRPWLPVLLALSANSPFWQGEDSGYSSYRNRVWGRWPSAGPVEVFGSADRYHEQVADMIASGALLDEGMVYFDARLSKAYPTVEVRVADVCLDPSTTVLLATLVRGLVDTAAREWRDGMPPPRHGVALLRLAGWRAARSGLEGELVHPETMRPAPAEAVVRALFDHVRDALEENGDTLSAQTALSGLLEDGNGARVQRRLFHRTGNLRAVVAECVRRTLA comes from the coding sequence GTGCGAAGTGTGGGTGTCGAGGAGGAACTGCTGCTGGTCGACCGGCAGAACGGAGAGCCGCGCGCCCTGTCCGCGGCGGTCCTGGCGGCGGCCTCACGCGACCCGTTGGGCAACGAGGAGGTCTTCGAGAGCGAACTCCAGCGCCAGCAGCTGGAGTTCGCGACCAGCCCGCGGACGGACATGCGGGAGCTGGAGGAGGAGGTCCGCCGTTGGAGGGCGGAGGCGGCACGGCACGCCGAGGGCGTCGACGCGTCCGTCGCGGCCCTGGCCACGTCGCCGCTGGGTGCGAGCCCCGCCCTCGGCTCCGACAAGCGCCACCAGTGGCTGAAGGAGCACTTCGGCCTCACCGCGCTGGAGCAGTTGACGTGCGGCTGCCACGTCCACGTGTCGGTGGAGTCCGACGAGGAGGGCGTGGGCGTCCTGGACCGGATCCGCCCGTGGCTGCCCGTCCTGCTGGCGCTCAGCGCGAACTCGCCGTTCTGGCAGGGCGAGGACAGCGGGTACAGCAGTTACCGCAACCGGGTGTGGGGGCGCTGGCCCTCGGCCGGGCCCGTCGAGGTGTTCGGGTCGGCGGACCGGTACCACGAGCAGGTCGCCGACATGATCGCCAGCGGAGCGCTGCTGGACGAGGGCATGGTGTACTTCGACGCCCGCCTGTCGAAGGCGTATCCGACCGTCGAGGTCCGCGTCGCGGACGTGTGCCTGGACCCGTCGACGACGGTCCTGCTGGCCACGCTGGTCCGGGGCCTGGTGGACACGGCCGCGCGGGAGTGGCGCGACGGGATGCCGCCGCCGCGGCACGGCGTGGCCCTGCTGCGGCTGGCGGGCTGGCGGGCGGCCCGGTCGGGCCTGGAGGGCGAGCTGGTGCACCCGGAGACGATGCGCCCCGCCCCGGCGGAGGCGGTGGTGCGCGCCCTCTTCGACCACGTGCGGGACGCGCTGGAGGAGAACGGCGACACCCTGTCCGCCCAGACGGCCCTCTCCGGCCTCCTGGAGGACGGCAACGGCGCCCGCGTCCAGCGGCGGCTCTTCCACCGCACGGGCAACCTGCGGGCCGTGGTGGCCGAGTGCGTCCGCCGCACCCTGGCCTGA
- the tatA gene encoding Sec-independent protein translocase subunit TatA: MGTLSVWHLAIVVGVVVLLFGSKKLPEAARSLGKSARILKSEAAAMKAENDKAEETPPPSRPAP, translated from the coding sequence ATGGGAACGCTCAGCGTGTGGCACCTCGCCATCGTGGTCGGAGTGGTCGTCCTCCTCTTCGGCAGCAAGAAGCTGCCCGAGGCGGCGCGCTCCCTCGGCAAGTCCGCCCGGATCCTCAAGAGCGAGGCCGCCGCGATGAAGGCCGAGAACGACAAGGCGGAGGAGACGCCCCCGCCCTCCCGCCCGGCCCCCTGA
- a CDS encoding serine hydrolase domain-containing protein, whose product MDPSSRPARRGLRLAAATSGAVLLSLAAGTLPVRAAPAAPPAAVAERHARGLDREALRASLEAVHRAGMYGTYSAVRDGSSHWRGAAGYADVGTGRPVRPGFQHRVGSITKTFTSVAVLQQVHEGRVDLDAPIGRYLPDLVPGERGRLITVRMLLNHTSGLGDHIAAAFPGIEQDPGGALDAGRFRRFQPEELVRFGLAAPSRVPRGTYGYSNTNYVIIGLLLREVTGEEPEEYITRNVIRRAGLRHTYFPRTPYLTGPHSGMYESMYGMIDPARDYSVYDMSWGGLAGSLVSTVDDLNSFYRRLLTGRILGPAELRAMKTTVPTYEAPPGQEAVMRYGLGIYALTLSDGRWYWGHDGAVLGAGTLALSTEDGRRQVAVGLNLMKYQRLDADGRPRPHAIDEAVFRHVEGALLDTPPPAASGRTAAPAPRALPTAADPRPSTAPGTPRR is encoded by the coding sequence ATGGACCCGTCGTCCCGTCCCGCCCGCCGCGGTCTGCGCCTCGCCGCCGCCACCTCCGGCGCCGTCCTGCTGTCACTGGCCGCCGGCACGCTGCCCGTCCGGGCCGCGCCCGCGGCACCTCCGGCGGCCGTCGCCGAGCGCCACGCCCGCGGACTCGACCGGGAGGCGCTGCGTGCCTCCCTCGAAGCGGTCCACCGGGCCGGCATGTACGGCACGTACTCCGCCGTCCGCGACGGCTCGTCACACTGGCGCGGCGCCGCCGGGTACGCCGACGTCGGGACCGGGCGCCCCGTGCGGCCCGGCTTCCAGCACCGCGTCGGCAGCATCACCAAGACCTTCACCTCCGTCGCCGTCCTGCAGCAGGTCCACGAGGGCCGCGTCGACCTCGACGCGCCCATCGGCCGCTACCTGCCCGACCTGGTCCCCGGCGAACGGGGCCGCCTCATCACGGTCCGGATGCTCCTCAACCACACCAGCGGCCTCGGCGACCACATAGCCGCCGCGTTCCCCGGCATCGAGCAGGACCCGGGCGGGGCCCTCGACGCCGGCCGCTTCCGCCGCTTCCAGCCGGAGGAGCTCGTCCGCTTCGGCCTCGCCGCCCCCTCGCGCGTACCGCGCGGCACGTACGGCTACTCCAACACCAACTACGTCATCATCGGGCTGCTGCTCCGCGAGGTCACCGGCGAGGAGCCGGAGGAGTACATCACCCGCAACGTCATCCGCAGGGCCGGACTGCGCCACACGTACTTCCCCCGCACGCCGTACCTGACCGGGCCGCACTCCGGGATGTACGAGTCGATGTACGGCATGATCGACCCGGCCCGCGACTACAGCGTCTACGACATGTCCTGGGGCGGCCTGGCGGGCTCCCTGGTCTCCACCGTGGACGACCTCAACTCCTTCTACCGGCGGCTCCTCACCGGCCGGATCCTCGGCCCCGCCGAGCTGCGCGCCATGAAGACCACCGTCCCCACGTACGAGGCGCCGCCCGGCCAGGAGGCCGTCATGCGCTACGGCCTGGGGATCTACGCCTTGACGCTGTCCGACGGGCGCTGGTACTGGGGGCACGACGGCGCGGTGCTCGGCGCCGGCACGCTGGCGCTGTCCACCGAGGACGGGCGCCGCCAGGTCGCCGTCGGCCTCAACCTGATGAAGTACCAGCGCCTCGACGCCGACGGCCGCCCGCGGCCGCACGCCATCGACGAGGCCGTCTTCCGCCACGTCGAGGGCGCCCTCCTGGACACCCCGCCCCCGGCGGCGTCCGGCCGCACGGCGGCGCCGGCGCCCAGGGCGCTGCCCACGGCGGCCGACCCCCGGCCGTCCACCGCGCCGGGCACGCCGCGGCGGTGA